A genomic stretch from Carassius auratus strain Wakin chromosome 35, ASM336829v1, whole genome shotgun sequence includes:
- the LOC113054268 gene encoding alpha-1A adrenergic receptor-like, which yields MVITACSLLKLNLITRDSYTMTNDLPAEDNISLTFFPENCPNCTAIPAFDITKTLALGLVLVLFIIFGVMGNILVILSVVCHRHLRSVPHYFIANLAIADLLLSSMVLPFSAASEALGRWVFGRHLCNAWTALDVLCCTASILSLCVISVDRYMAVSYPLQYPSLATGQRALVAVVAVWALSAAISVGPLFGWREPMPEDESVCRVNEDLGYAIFSAACSFYVPLAVILAMYCRVYVVAQQKTRSMRKGWQTNELGEQGVTLRIHCRNAQHAAGTEEAVRPKNSCFAFMRLLKFSQEKKAAKTLGIVVGCFVLCWLPFFLVLPISSIFPSHRPPDTVFKITFWLGYLNSCLNPIIYPCFSQEFKKAFLNVLRGQCLRRTHRIWSPPASARDPMHGLKSPQGFPSTSTDSGRPANASLTTDKNSFTPHSNSALNAPETSLIMKVHKVSTCTMDGEAV from the exons ATGGTTATCacagcatgttcgctactcaagCTTAACCTCATAACACGGGACTCTTACACCATGACCAACGATCTTCCAGCAGAAGATAACATCAGTTTAACCTTTTTTCCTGAGAACTGTCCCAACTGCACTGCGATACCTGCATTTGACATCACTAAGACGCTGGCTCTGGGCCTGGTCCTGGTGCTCTTTATAATATTCGGTGTGATGGGCAACATCCTGGTCATCCTCTCCGTGGTGTGCCATCGCCATCTCCGTTCCGTGCCACATTATTTTATCGCCAATCTAGCCATTGCAGACCTGCTTCTGAGCTCCATGGTGCTCCCGTTTTCCGCTGCATCTGAAGCCTTGGGGCGTTGGGTGTTCGGCCGTCATTTATGTAACGCCTGGACTGCGCTTGACGTGCTGTGCTGCACGGCATCCATCCTCAGTCTCTGCGTGATCTCTGTGGATCGCTACATGGCCGTCAGTTACCCGCTGCAGTACCCTTCCTTGGCTACAGGTCAAAGGGCACTGGTGGCAGTGGTGGCTGTATGGGCTCTTTCGGCTGCCATCTCCGTCGGCCCGCTGTTCGGTTGGAGGGAGCCCATGCCGGAGGACGAGTCGGTCTGCAGAGTGAATGAAGATCTGGGATATGCCATCTTCTCTGCTGCATGCTCCTTCTACGTGCCGTTGGCAGTGATTTTGGCAATGTACTGCAGAGTGTATGTGGTAGCCCAGCAAAAGACTCGTTCCATGAGGAAGGGCTGGCAAACGAATGAGTTAGGTGAGCAGGGAGTGACCCTGCGGATCCACTGTCGCAACGCCCAGCATGCCGCTGGGACAGAGGAAGCAGTGCGCCCGAAGAACTCGTGCTTCGCCTTCATGCGTCTGCTCAAGTTCTCCCAGGAGAAGAAGGCGGCCAAGACTCTGGGGATTGTGGTGGGATGTTTTGTGCTCTGCTGGCTGCCTTTTTTCCTAGTGCTGCCCATAA GCTCCATCTTTCCATCCCATAGACCCCCGGACACTGTCTTCAAAATTACTTTCTGGCTTGGCTACTTAAATAGCTGCCTCAACCCCATCATCTACCCGTGCTTCAGTCAGGAGTTCAAGAAGGCCTTCCTGAACGTTCTCCGTGGCCAATGCCTCAGAAGAACACACAGGATCTGGAGCCCTCCGGCATCTGCTCGAGACCCTATGCATGGCCTCAAATCTCCACAGGGTTTCCCATCTACATCTACTGACTCCGGGAGGCCTGCTAATGCATCGCTGACCACGGATAAGAACTCATTTACTCCACATAGCAACAGTGCTCTGAATGCACCTGAAACATCTCTGATAATGAAAGTTCATAAGGTTTCAACATGCACGATGGACGGTGAGGCTGTATGA
- the LOC113054289 gene encoding transmembrane protein 230-like has protein sequence MMATRNNTASAAPNNKVKYSRLADSDEGYIDLQFKKTPPKVPYKAIALATFLFLVGSILIVVGSLLLAGYINVVYPDRTIPVLIIGILIFLPGFYHLRIAYYASKGYRGYSYEDIPDFDD, from the exons ATGATGGCAACTCGGAACAACACAGCCAGTGCTGCTCCAAACAATAAGGTGAAGTACTCCAGACTGGCAGATAGTGATGAAGGCTACATTGATCTACAG TTCAAGAAAACACCACCTAAAGTACCCTACAAGGCTATTGCGCTGGCAACCTTCCTATTTCTGGTTGGCTCTATATTGATTGTTGTTGGATCCCTTCTTTTGGCAGGATACATTAATGTCGTG TACCCAGATCGCACGATTCCTGTTCTCATCATCGGCATACTGATCTTTCTTCCCGGATTCTATCATCTGCGGATTGCTTACTATGCTTCTAAGGGTTATCGTGGTTATTCTTACGAGGACATCCCAGACTTTGATGACTGA